The genomic DNA GCCAGCACGGAACAGGTGGACCGTCGGGACACCGCGGACACCGAACTGCTGTGCGAGCGGCTGGTTCGCGTCGATGTCGATCTTCACGACGGCGGCGTCCTCCTCGGCGGCGATCTCCTCGATGGTCGGCGCGAGCATCTTGCACGGACCGCACCAGTCGGCGTAGAAGTCCGCCAGCACGACATCGTGCTCGGCGAGGACCGACTCGAGGTGGTCGGCGCCGTCGATGTGGATCGGTTCGGTGGGGCCACCGTCGGCCGCGGTCCCCTGCTGGCCCTCCTCGGCGGTCGAGAGCAACTCCTCACGCTTCTGCTCGCGGATGGCTTCGATCTCCTCGTCCTCCGTATCGCTCGGCTCACTCATATGTCGGCATAGGGACCTCCAGAGATTAAGAACCCCGGGGTCGTGTCCGGATTCCGCATTCGCGCCCTCGCCGCGACACAGGAATCCGGCTGCCCGTCGACCGCCGTGGGCGGACCCGTGTCGCGATGTCGTCGGACCCCGGACAGACGGGCGTCAGACGCGCGGGGAAGCTTGATAATCGGTGACCGCAACGGCCCGTCCATGACCGAGGAACCACAGGAGATCACGACGCTGGTCGGTCGGGAGGTCTACTCGAACAACGGCGTCTTCGTCGGCCAGGTTGAGGACCTGCGACTCGATGTGGACGCACGCGGCGTGACGGGGCTGGCGCTGACCCAGCTCAACCACGACCTCTTCGACGAGCGAGCCAGCGGGAGCCGCGGCGTCATCATCCCGTACCGCTGGGTCCGGTCGGTCGGCGACATCATCCTGGTGAACAGCATCGTCGAGCGGATGCACGGCACCAACGAGGAGGAGGAGGCGCTGGCGGCGGCCTCCTCGGCCTGACAGGTCCGCGCCCGCCAGCGGGCGACGGGACGGCGCTCAGGAGCCGTTCGCCGGCTCGCCGCCGCTCCCGCCCTCGACCTCCACGTCGACGCCCATCGCCTCGAAGAGCTTCGACTTCACCGCCTGCTCGGTCAGGCTCAGCAGCGTCTCCCGGTTCCCGCCGTTCCCCTCCAGTCCCGTGAAGATGCCGAGCGGGATCTCCGCGGTCGCGTCCGTCGAGTGGCCGCGGGCCTCGCCGATGGCCCCGAAGGCGTCCTCGAGGACCGCACCGATGTTCATCCGGATGTCCTTCGAGCGCGCCGCGAGGTGGATGGTGTCGTCCGTGACCGCGAAGACGGCCGTGGTGGTGATGCCCTCCAGGTTGAGGAGCTGCTGTGCGGCCTGCGAGACGGCGGTCTTGTCGCGGATGAACCCCGCGTTGGAGACCAGATGCGAGCCCTGGACGTCCCGGTTCCGGATGGCCTCGGCGAGCACGTCCAGCGTCTCCGGCGACAGCGAGGGTGACTCGACCTGCTCCAGCGTGTCGTGGTTGGCGAACGGGTAGAGGTACGCCGCTGCGGTGAGGTCCGCGGGCGTGGTGTCGCGCTTGAAGTCGAGCGTCTCCTCGCGGATGCCGTACAGCAGCGCGGTCGCGACCTCCTCGCTCAGGTTGAGATCGAACTCCTGGATGTACTTCGTCAGGATGGTCGAGGTCGAGGAGACGTTGGGCCGGATGTCCGCGAACTCGGCCTCGTACTCGAGCTCGGGCTCGAAGTGGTCGATCAGGATGTCCGGCTGCCGGTCGAGGTCGTACTCGGTGACGCGGGCGTAGTCGACCAGCGCGAGTGTGTCGTACGAGGAGAGGTCGTCGCGGTCGAGCGGCGCGAGTTCGATCCCGAGCAGGTTGACGAACGCGCGGTTCTCCTGGTGGCCGATCTCGCCCTCGTAGCGGATGTCGGCCTCCACGCCCAGCGACTCGGCGATGGCCTTCAGCGCGACGGCGCTGGCGATCGAATCGGGGTCCGGCGAGCGATGCGCGAGGATGGCGAGCCGCTCGCCCCGGCTCAGCACCTCGGCGAGCCGCTCGGCGCGGTGCTCCAGTTCACCCGTTTCGAGCGCCCGGAGCGCCGAGTCGGCGATGACCTCGGAAGGGTTGATGACCACGTCCACGCCGAGTTCCGTGAGTTCGTCCGCCGTGACGGGGTCCGAGGCCCGGACGACGATGAACTGGTCGTCGCCGCGGCTCCGGATGTTCTCGACGGCCGCCTTGTTCGCGGCCACGTCCGAGGACATGATGAGGATGACGTCGCGGTCGCCGATGGCGTCGGCGACGTCCGGTTCGGCGATGTCGGCGGTCCGTGCGTCGAGGTCCTGGTCGCGCAGCGCCTCCACCCTGCCCTCGTCGTGGTCGAGGATGAGGACGTCCTTCCCCTCGGACTCCAGTTCCTCGGCCACGGCGTGGCCCACGCTCCCACAGCCGAGGATCGCGTAGGTCGACATCGAGGCCATCGAGACGGCGCTGCTCATGTTGGCGGTTCTTGCGGCGGCGGGCTACAAAAACCCCGTCCTCCGACGCGACCGGGGCGCCGCGTGACCCCGTGACACACGGGTCAGAGCGGGGGAAACGCAACCCTTTAGCATCGCACCTCGCTACCCGGGAGTGAGGGCTGATAGCTCAGCCAGGCAGAGCGTCTGGCTCTTAACCAGACGGTCGAGGGTTCAAATCCCTCTCAGCCCGTGTTCTGACGACCACCACCATCCCAGCGACGGCGTTAGCGGTCAGTTCGCGCTCGACACCTCCTCCCTGAGCGTGTCGACCACGGCGATCCCCGTCCCGGCGAGGGCGCCGCCCGCGGCCGCGATACCGACGAGACAGGCGGCGAACAGGAGGGTCAGGCCGAACTCCTGCCAGGGGGCGAGCAGTTCGGGGGCGGCGGTGTTGATGCCGACGTGGACCCCGTTCCGGTGGTAGCCGATGGGGGCGAACGCGCCCGCGCTGGCGAGGTAGACCAGGCCAGCCCACGGCAGCGCGCCGACCAGGCCGGCCGTCGCGCCCGCGATGCTGCCGTCGAGGGGGCGCTCGCAGCCGTGGCCGGCGAGCCAGCCCCCGAACGCGGCCCCGATGCCGGTCGGGAGGGTGAGCAGGACGACGATACCGCCAAGCAGCGTCTTGCCGGCTCGCGTCGCGAACCGGTGGAGGGCATCTCGGGTCATTCGCGTTCGATACGAGAGGGGCCAGGGTAGAGGGCCTGTCCCCTGGCTTCAGCGCCTGAAGCCAGGCACAACTCCGACACCGACCGAACAGTTATACGGGTCCGTGGAGTCGCTTCAGGACCGTGTCGGGGGAGCCGGACGCCGGCGAGGTCGCGGACCTGCTCGCGGACGACTGCGCGCGACAGATACTCGTCGAGACGAAGGCGGCGGCCCGCTCGGCCGCCGAGCTGAGCGACCGGACGGGTGTCTCGGAGCCGACGGTGTACCGACGGCTCGAACGCCTCCGGGAACACGACCTCGTCAGCGAGGAGCTGCGGCCGGTCCCCGACGGCAGGAACTACCGCGTCTACCGGGCCGAACTCGACGGCATCGAGTTCGACCTCGACACGGACGGGTTCTCGGTCGCGGTCGCACGCAGCGAGCGGATGGCCGACCGGTTCACGCGGTTCGTCGAGGAGATGTGACGATGTACGCACTACCACTCCAGTCGTTCGACCTCGAGACGCTCGCTCTGGTTCGGCAGGCCAGCGAGGCACTCTCGGTACTGCTCGGGCTCGCCATCGCCTACATCGCCTACCGTGGGTACCGGCGGAACGGGAGCCGTCCGATGCTGTTCGTCGCCGCCGGGTTCGCACTCGTCCTCGGCGTCCCGGCGCTGCTCACCGTGGCGCTCTACGTGCTGCTGTCGGTCCCGCTCCCGGTCGTGAACGCCCTCGCGCAGGCCTGCGAGCTGCTGGGCCTGGGGGCCATCCTCTACGGACTCTGGACGCCGGGCGCGTCCTGAGACACCGTGCTCCGGCGTTCACTGGTCGTCGAGGCCCGTCAGTCGCTCGCGCGCAACTCGACGATGCGGCCCGCCGGTTCGGACTCCTCGTCCTGCGGCGGCAGCGGGACGGTCACCACCTCGTGGTCGGCGTGTGCCTCGAAGAACCGCGCACGGTCGGCCACGGTGTCGGCGACGCACTCCTCGGGGCAGGTCCGGCACACACAGTGGAACAGGTCGTCGGACATACACGTCCGATGGCGGGTACCGGGTATGAAAGTGGGTATCAGTCACACGGCCTGAACGGGCGTTCGAACGTCGGATAGGCCGGTTCTCGGTGGCTCTGCCCGGGATGGCGACACGAGACCAGGGGGTCGCGGCGCTGGGGCCCGGCCCCGTTCCGGTCGGATTCATCCGGCGGTTTATACGGCATCCTCCTGGTACTGCTCGACGTTCCCGCTCCCGACGGCCACCTCGACGAGTGCGCCACCCTCCTCGGTGTCGGCGTCGTCGTAGTCGGGCCCGTAGTACTTCTCGAAGAGGGCGTTCCGGGCGGCCCGGACGGTCTCCGGGTCCTCGACGACGCGGGCCGTGCCGCGGAGCACGACGCGCCACTCGACCGCGGCCTCGTCGGCACGCTCGATGGCGAGCGCGACGCGGGGGTTCTCCCGGACGTTCCGCAGCTTGCGGCCGCCGGTCAGGAGCGAGACCACGTCCCCGTCGTCGGCCGCCTCGTACGTGTACCAGACGGGAGCGACGTGTGGCCGGTCGTCCACGCTCGTCGCGAGGAAGGCGCTCAACGTCGCGTCGGCGACCTCCTCGCGGACGAAGGCTCGAGTGTCTGCATCCATGGAGGACGGACGTGCGGGCCGGCAAAGAAGGGCGCGGCCGCACCTCCCCCTCAGGCTGCGCGGCGGGCCAGCCAGCACGCGGCCACGAGCAGCGCGGCCAGCATCGGCAGGACGCCGAAGCCGGGCCCGCCAGCCCCGGTTGGCTCCGTCGCGGGACCGCTCCCCTCGTCCGTGGGCGACGCGTCGGCGGGCGTCGTGGGCTCGGTCGGCGTCCCTCCGGACACCGTCACCGTCCCCACGGGTGCATCCCCGACCGCGAGCGTGTACTCGCCGGGCGCGTCGAACCGGTGGGTCAGCGTCGTCTCGGCGCGGCCACCCGCCGGGACGGTGACGGTCCGACCCGAGACGGCCGTACCGTCGACGTGGAGAACGAGCGTGGTCTCGACCGACTCCGCCGTCGGGTTCTCGACGACGACGGTGACGGCGCCGAGTCCACCCGTCGCGACGGCCTCGGTGAGCAGGGTCGACTCCGTGATCCGGACCTCGTCGGGCGGCCGCGTCGCGAGGGCGAACGTCGACAGCCCGGGCGAGACCACCTCGTAGACGACCACGTCGCCGTCCTCGCGGACCGACGTGACCCGCGTCGTCTCCCAGCGACCGTCGTGATGGCGGTAGAGCGTCACCGAAGCCGGGTCACGGTCGAGCGCGTCCAGTCGGGCGCGGGAGACGCGGAACGCGAACCCGACCGAGGAGATGTCGCTGTCCGGAACCGAGTGGTCGACCTGGACGTACCCCAGCGGCGCGTCGGCCCCCGCTACGTCGAACGGTGGGGCGCCATCGGGCGGCGCCGCGCTGGTGGATACGTCCAGCGTGAACGGCGCACCGCTCCGGGTCGTGACCGAGAGCCCGTCGAGCGTGACACCGTCGTCGTCCGGGCCACGACCGACCGGCACCTCGACCGGGTCGCCCGGGCGGGCACCAGAGACCCTCACCCGGACGCGCCCGTCCTCGTCCCGCGAGACATCGACCGTGGGCCGCGACGCGGGCGCGTCGGCGCCGGGCGTCGGCGGCACGTCCGTCCGTGGCCCACCCGGCGTGCCCGGCGCTGTCGGGGCGCCGCCACCGTTCCTCCTGCCGTTGCCGCCATCACCGTTCCCGGGGGCCGGAGCGGGCGTCGCGGTTGGCGTGGGCGTGGGTGTCGGTGCGGGCGTCGGCGTGGGTGTGTCGGGTGGCTCCGGTGTCGGCGTCGGGTCGTCACCGCCCGAGGAGGCGGCGAGGTCGACCTGGCGCACGTCGGCCGAGCGCCACGTCGTCGTGCCGGCGCGTCGGCCATCGACGTAGAGGACGACGGCCGCGCCCTCGTCCTCACTGGTCCCGTCGACCTGGAGCTTGGGGTCGAACGCGCCCGGACCGCCGTAGGTGCCGCGTTGCTCGGTGACGAGGCGTCCGCGCTGCTCGCCGTCGAGGCGGGCGGTGACGACGGTGCCCGCCGGAGCGGGGTTGCCGTCGATCGTCAGGCTGCCGTAGTACGCTGCCGGTGGTGGTGGCGGGGTGGCCACGACGGTCGGCGCGAACGACGCGCACAGGACCGCCACGACGACGACCAGCAAGACGGCCCTCGCGAGGCGGGTACGCCGACTCACGTCTCATCCTCCGCCGCCGGGAGGAGCCTCAGGAAGTCCTCGAGGCCGACACCCGACGGAACCACACCGGGGATGGTGCCGGGCTCCGTGACGTAGACGAAGTAGCCACCGAACGCCGAGATGCGTGGCGAGGTGGTTGTCGCCGGCTCCTCGCAGTAGAAGTCACAGGAGCCGGCCGACCCCGTCTCCTCGACGAACTGGTAGTGGATGAAGCGGTCACCGGGGTCGCCGTACAGGCTCTCGGGCTCGCCGAACACCGAGAGCAGGTCGGTCGCCGCGATGGTATCCGAGGAGAGCGCGTCCTCGGCGTCGGCGGTGTATCGCGGCGCGACGAAGTTCCATCCCGGCGAGAGCGAGCGCGTGGTCGCGCGGGCTGGCGTGCTGTCCTCGAAGTCGACGACGGCACGCGCGTCTGAGGTCGGGACCACGACGACGGCCTCCATCGGCCCCAGCACCTCCGAGCCGTCCGCGATGGTCCAGGACTGCGTCGATTCGTCGAAGGTGTAGACGACACCGTCGAAGTCGCCGAACGTCTCGGTCAGGTTGGTCTCCAGCGGCGCGGGCGTGCCGAAGGCGTAGACGCTCCCGGCCGGGAACTCCAGATCGACCGCGAACGCCTGCACCTCGAGCAGTTCCTCGAAGGTCCCCTCGTCGAGCACCGAGGCCGGCGGCTCGGTCAGGAACGGGTCGGTGTTGACACGGCCGGCAGTCCGGTCCGCGGTCGGCCCGTCCGGGCCCCAGTAGCTGGCGAACGCGTCCGACTCCAGCGCGGGGTTGCGGTTGTCGACCGCGAGCGTGGTCGCCGAGAAGTCGTTGCCGCTGTGGACGTAGGAGTTCGGGTCCGAATCCGGCGCGAACCGGATGCCGGTCTCCGTCTCGAGCGTCGAGAGGACGACCGCCACGATGGCGCCCGTCCCGACGTCGGCGGTCACGCTGCCGGGGACGGGAGCCCCGTTCGCGTCCGTCGGCGCCCGGACCGTCGAGGAGAAGACGTAGGATTCGGCGCCCGACTGGACGGTGACGCCCGTCGTCGCCAGGACCGTCACGTTCAGCAGCGTCGCGTTCGATTCGTTGGCGGCGCGGACACCGTCCGGTGCGGAGAGCGTCGACTCCCGGAGCACCGCGGTCGAACCCGTCTCGGTCGCCATCCCGTAGGACGTGCCGTCGACCGTCAGGTTCCGGGCGTCGAACCGGGTCTCGTTCTCGACCACCACGCCGTAGGTCGGCTCGCCACCGGACGTGACGACCTCGTGGCCGACGGTGGTGTCGTACACCTCGACCGACCCGCCCATGGCCTGCAGGCCGGCCCGAGCAGCGCGGCCGGACCCGAGGAGGGTCCCGTTCTCGACGACCGTGATGGTCGCGTTCCTGACGACGATGGCCGTCGGATTGTTCTCGAACCCGTAGCGCGCACGGACACCGGACTGGCCCCGGAGTTCGACGTCGGCGACGGTCGCGTCGGCCACCCCCATCGCCAGCACGGGCGAGAACCCGAACAGCCCGTCACCGTTGATGCCGTTGTCGCCGACGATGGAGCTGTTCCGGACGGTCAGAGTGCCGGTGTCGGTGGCCCTGATGCCCGTGGTTCCGCCCACGATGGTCGAATCCCGGAGGGTCACGGCGTCCCCGTCACTGACGGTGATGGCCGTCGTCCGCACCGACAGGTCGAGGTCCGACAGCGTGACCGTCCCGACATCCTGCAGTCCGAGCCCGACCTCGGCATCGCTGACGGTGAGCCCGTCGATGTCCACGGGTGGCGTCGTGGGCGTCGACGACGACGAGTGCACCTCCCAGACGGCGTAGGACGTGGTCCCCTCGATGGACACGTCCTGCAACGTCAGCGGTGAGCGGTACACGTTCACTCCGTACACGGGCGGAGCCGAGGGGTCGACCGGAACCACGGAGACGTTCCTGAGCGTCACCGGGCCGAAGGCACCGTAGAGGCCGGCCCCGTTCTCCGGGGCCTGCACCTCCAGATCCTCGATGGTGATGCCACCTTCCCCCGATCGCATCGTGGAGGCACCGGGCAGTCCCTCGACGGTCGTCGCGCCCACGCCCGCACCGACGATGGCGAGCGTCTTCGCGCCGATGTCCAC from Haloglomus litoreum includes the following:
- the trxA gene encoding thioredoxin, which produces MSEPSDTEDEEIEAIREQKREELLSTAEEGQQGTAADGGPTEPIHIDGADHLESVLAEHDVVLADFYADWCGPCKMLAPTIEEIAAEEDAAVVKIDIDANQPLAQQFGVRGVPTVHLFRAGEPAGEWVGVKDKATYVNAIRAA
- a CDS encoding PRC-barrel domain-containing protein; protein product: MTEEPQEITTLVGREVYSNNGVFVGQVEDLRLDVDARGVTGLALTQLNHDLFDERASGSRGVIIPYRWVRSVGDIILVNSIVERMHGTNEEEEALAAASSA
- a CDS encoding DHH family phosphoesterase gives rise to the protein MSSAVSMASMSTYAILGCGSVGHAVAEELESEGKDVLILDHDEGRVEALRDQDLDARTADIAEPDVADAIGDRDVILIMSSDVAANKAAVENIRSRGDDQFIVVRASDPVTADELTELGVDVVINPSEVIADSALRALETGELEHRAERLAEVLSRGERLAILAHRSPDPDSIASAVALKAIAESLGVEADIRYEGEIGHQENRAFVNLLGIELAPLDRDDLSSYDTLALVDYARVTEYDLDRQPDILIDHFEPELEYEAEFADIRPNVSSTSTILTKYIQEFDLNLSEEVATALLYGIREETLDFKRDTTPADLTAAAYLYPFANHDTLEQVESPSLSPETLDVLAEAIRNRDVQGSHLVSNAGFIRDKTAVSQAAQQLLNLEGITTTAVFAVTDDTIHLAARSKDIRMNIGAVLEDAFGAIGEARGHSTDATAEIPLGIFTGLEGNGGNRETLLSLTEQAVKSKLFEAMGVDVEVEGGSGGEPANGS
- a CDS encoding ArsR/SmtB family transcription factor, with amino-acid sequence MSGEPDAGEVADLLADDCARQILVETKAAARSAAELSDRTGVSEPTVYRRLERLREHDLVSEELRPVPDGRNYRVYRAELDGIEFDLDTDGFSVAVARSERMADRFTRFVEEM
- a CDS encoding DUF7521 family protein, which translates into the protein MYALPLQSFDLETLALVRQASEALSVLLGLAIAYIAYRGYRRNGSRPMLFVAAGFALVLGVPALLTVALYVLLSVPLPVVNALAQACELLGLGAILYGLWTPGAS
- a CDS encoding pyridoxamine 5'-phosphate oxidase family protein translates to MDADTRAFVREEVADATLSAFLATSVDDRPHVAPVWYTYEAADDGDVVSLLTGGRKLRNVRENPRVALAIERADEAAVEWRVVLRGTARVVEDPETVRAARNALFEKYYGPDYDDADTEEGGALVEVAVGSGNVEQYQEDAV
- a CDS encoding PGF-pre-PGF domain-containing protein is translated as MSRRTRLARAVLLVVVVAVLCASFAPTVVATPPPPPAAYYGSLTIDGNPAPAGTVVTARLDGEQRGRLVTEQRGTYGGPGAFDPKLQVDGTSEDEGAAVVLYVDGRRAGTTTWRSADVRQVDLAASSGGDDPTPTPEPPDTPTPTPAPTPTPTPTATPAPAPGNGDGGNGRRNGGGAPTAPGTPGGPRTDVPPTPGADAPASRPTVDVSRDEDGRVRVRVSGARPGDPVEVPVGRGPDDDGVTLDGLSVTTRSGAPFTLDVSTSAAPPDGAPPFDVAGADAPLGYVQVDHSVPDSDISSVGFAFRVSRARLDALDRDPASVTLYRHHDGRWETTRVTSVREDGDVVVYEVVSPGLSTFALATRPPDEVRITESTLLTEAVATGGLGAVTVVVENPTAESVETTLVLHVDGTAVSGRTVTVPAGGRAETTLTHRFDAPGEYTLAVGDAPVGTVTVSGGTPTEPTTPADASPTDEGSGPATEPTGAGGPGFGVLPMLAALLVAACWLARRAA
- a CDS encoding right-handed parallel beta-helix repeat-containing protein codes for the protein MSRRTHPQLAVSLATVAVLAMVVPFLAVPAGATGTVTVASAPSEYVAPGDSIVLSLDVTDLDELTVDPWAGAPAGTTLVVDGQQANFGTTVTFSPVRTGTVDVVITPPSHTVARDSVVVRDPADGSVFAESGPVSVHPRPLSVPAGDSIQDAVDVAANGTTIQLAIGDYTENVDIGAKTLAIVGAGVGATTVEGLPGASTMRSGEGGITIEDLEVQAPENGAGLYGAFGPVTLRNVSVVPVDPSAPPVYGVNVYRSPLTLQDVSIEGTTSYAVWEVHSSSSTPTTPPVDIDGLTVSDAEVGLGLQDVGTVTLSDLDLSVRTTAITVSDGDAVTLRDSTIVGGTTGIRATDTGTLTVRNSSIVGDNGINGDGLFGFSPVLAMGVADATVADVELRGQSGVRARYGFENNPTAIVVRNATITVVENGTLLGSGRAARAGLQAMGGSVEVYDTTVGHEVVTSGGEPTYGVVVENETRFDARNLTVDGTSYGMATETGSTAVLRESTLSAPDGVRAANESNATLLNVTVLATTGVTVQSGAESYVFSSTVRAPTDANGAPVPGSVTADVGTGAIVAVVLSTLETETGIRFAPDSDPNSYVHSGNDFSATTLAVDNRNPALESDAFASYWGPDGPTADRTAGRVNTDPFLTEPPASVLDEGTFEELLEVQAFAVDLEFPAGSVYAFGTPAPLETNLTETFGDFDGVVYTFDESTQSWTIADGSEVLGPMEAVVVVPTSDARAVVDFEDSTPARATTRSLSPGWNFVAPRYTADAEDALSSDTIAATDLLSVFGEPESLYGDPGDRFIHYQFVEETGSAGSCDFYCEEPATTTSPRISAFGGYFVYVTEPGTIPGVVPSGVGLEDFLRLLPAAEDET